In Populus alba chromosome 9, ASM523922v2, whole genome shotgun sequence, a genomic segment contains:
- the LOC118032297 gene encoding uncharacterized protein yields MAMLFLLLLFSSSLISGFTYGAKHEKEYCAMYDICGARSDGKVLNCPFPTSSVKPDDYFSAKIQSLCPAISGNVCCTETQFDTLRAQVQQAIPLLVGCPACLRNFLNLFCELSCSPNQSLFINVTSTSEVNGNLTVDGIAYYVTDDFGERLYDSCKDVKFGTMNTRAIDFVGGGANNFKEWFAFIGQKAPPGFPGSPYEIDFKSTIPDSSKMVPMNVSAYTCGDTSLGCSCGDCPLAPACSSSEPPSPPKKESCMVRIGPLKVKCLDFSVAILYIILVFAFLGWASLNRKRERRAAASKEPLLSSMDEVEADSTEIQKDGKVPRLINRFQLDGVQGHMSSFYRNYGKWVARNPTLVLCSSVAVVLVLCIGLICFKVETRPEKLWVGPGSKAAEEKHFFDSHLAPFYRIEQLILATLPDSKNDKRHSIVTDENIQLLFEIQKKVDGIRADYSGSVVSLTDICLKPLGDDCATQSLLQYFKMDPENYDDYGGVEHAEYCFQHYTTADTCMSAFKAPLDPSTALGGFSGNNYSEASAFVVTYPVNNAIDEAGNGKSVAWEKAFIRLVEEELLPMVQSSNLTLSYSSESSIEEELKRESTADIITIAVSYVVMFAYVSVTLGDASRLSTFFLSSKVLLGLSGVVLVMLSVLGSVGFFSAVGVKSTLIIMEVIPFLVLAVGVDNMCILVHAVKRQSIELPIEERISNALHEVGPSITLASLSEILAFAVGSFIPMPACRVFSMFAALAVLLDFLLQVTAFVALIAFDCRRAEDNRIDCFPCIKVPSPGGSNEGINQRRPGLLARYMKEVHAPILGLWAVKIVVIAIFVAFALASVALCPRIESGLEQQVVLPRDSYLQGYFNNISEYLRIGPPLYFVVKDYNYSLESRHTNQLCSISQCDSNSLLNEVSRASLVPESSYIAKPAASWLDDFLVWLSPEAFGCCRKFMNGTYCPPDDQPPCCSPDEFSCGYGGVCKDCTTCFRHSDLVNDRPSTVQFREKLPWFLDALPSSDCAKGGHGAYTSSVDLNGYKNGVIRASEFRTYHTPVNKQGDYVNALRAAREFSSRISDSLKIEIFPYSVFYIFFEQYLDIWRIALINIAIALGAIFIVCLVITSSFWCSAIILLVLVMIVVDLMGVMAILDIQLNAVSVVNLIMSIGIAVEFCVHIAHAFLVSHGDRGQRAKEALSTMGASVFSGITLTKLVGVIVLFFARSEVFVVYYFQMYLALVIIGFLHGLVFLPVVLSVFGPPPRHVIMETR; encoded by the exons ATGGCGATGCTCTTTCTGCTTCTCTTGTTCTCTTCTTCTCTGATTTCTGGTTTCACTTACGG TGCAAAGCATGAGAAAGAGTACTGTGCCATGTATGATATCTGTGGAGCACGCAGTGATGGCAAAGTTCTCAATTGCCCCTTTCCTACCTCTTCTGTCAAG CCTGATGACTATTTCTCTGCTAAGATTCAAAGCTTGTGTCCTGCAATTAGTGGAAATGTTTGTTGTACTGAGACTCAATTTGACACTTTGCGAGCTCAGGTCCAACAA GCAATTCCTTTGCTTGTGGGCTGTCCAGCTTGCTTGAGGAACTTCTTAAATCTTTTTTGTGAGCTATCTTGTTCACCCAATCAAAGTCTTTTCATCAATGTCACTTCTACCTCTGAG GTCAATGGCAATCTCACTGTGGATGGTATTGCCTATTATGTAACCGATGATTTTGGAGAAAGGCTCTATGACTCCTGCAAGGATGTAAAATTTGGGACTATGAATACACGAGCAATAGATTTTGTTGGTGGTGGTGCCAATAATTTTAAAG AATGGTTTGCATTTATTGGTCAGAAGGCACCCCCTGGGTTTCCTGGTTCAccttatgaaattgattttaagtCAACTATTCCTGATTCATCAAAAATGGTCCCTATGAATGTCTCTGCTTATACATGTGGAGACACTTCACTGGGATGCTCTTGTGGTGATTGCCCTTTAGCTCCAGCGTGCTCTAGTTCAGAGCCACCTTCTCCGCCCAAGAAAGAATCCTGTATGGTTAGAATTGGGCCTCTCAAG GTTAAATGTCTTGATTTCTCTGTAGCAATCTTGTACATCATATTGGTTTTTGCATTTTTGGGATGGGCTTCTCTTAAtcggaaaagagaaagaagagctGCAGCCAGCAAAGAACCATTGTTGAGTTCGATGGATGAGGTTGAAGCTGATTCTACTGAAATCCAAAAGGATGGAAAG GTGCCTCGGTTGATAAATAGGTTCCAACTAGATGGTGTTCAAGGACATATGTCAAGCTTTTACAG GAATTATGGAAAATGGGTTGCTAGAAATCCTACTCTTGTCCTCTGCTCATCAGTGGCAGTTGTTCTTGTGCTTTGTATAGGATTAATCTGTTTTAAGGTGGAGACCCGGCCCGAGAAG tTGTGGGTAGGTCCTGGGAGCAAGGCAGCAGAAGAGAAACATTTTTTTGACAGCCACCTTGCCCCCTTCTACAGAATTGAACAG CTTATATTAGCAACCTTGCCAGATTCGAAGAATGACAAGAGACACAGTATTGTCACAGATGAAAATATCCAGTTACTATTTGAAATACAGAAGAAG GTTGATGGAATTCGTGCAGATTATTCAGGCTCAGTTGTATCTCTGACAGACATTTGCTTGAAGCCTCTTGGCGATGATTGTGCCACTCAAAGCTTGCTACAG tattttaaaatggacCCTGAAAATTATGATGACTATGGAGGAGTGGAACATGCCGAGTATTGCTTTCAG CATTATACTACTGCAGACACTTGTATGAGTGCATTTAAAGCCCCTCTTGACCCTAGCACTGCTTTAGGAGGATTTTCTGGGAACAACTATTCTGAG GCATCTGCATTTGTCGTTACCTACCCAGTTAATAATGCAATTGATGAAGCAGGCAATGGAAAGTCTGTGGCATGGGAAAAAGCTTTCATTCGGTTAGTGGAG GAAGAGCTGCTGCCCATGGTGCAGTCTAGCAATCTTACACTTTCGTACTCGAGCGAAAGCTCAATTGAGGAAGAATTGAAAAGAGAAAGTACTGCAGATATTATAACTATAGCA GTGAGCTATGTTGTAATGTTTGCTTATGTTTCTGTGACATTGGGGGATGCATCACGCTTGTCTACCTTCTTTCTCTCATCCAAG GTATTGCTTGGTCTTTCAGGAGTTGTTCTTGTTATGCTTTCTGTCCTTGGATCTGTTGGATTTTTCAGTGCAGTTGGAGTCAAatctacattaataataatggAAGTCATTCCGTTCCTGGTTTTGGCG GTTGGAGTGGATAACATGTGTATATTGGTGCATGCTGTGAAGCGCCAATCAATTGAGTTACCTATAGAGGAGAGAATAAGTAATGCACTGCATGAAGTTGGCCCATCAATTACACTTGCTAGTTTGTCTGAGATTCTGGCATTTGCTGTTGGAAGTTTTATTCCTATGCCAGCATGCCGTGTTTTCTCCATGTTTGCAG CTTTGGCTGTTCTATTGGACTTTCTTCTTCAAGTCACAGCTTTTGTTGCACTGATTGCATTTGACTGTCGGAGAGCTGAGGATAACAGGATTGACTGTTTCCCGTGCATCAAAGTTCCATCACCTGGAGGATCTAATGAAG GCATTAATCAAAGAAGACCTGGACTTTTGGCCAGATATATGAAG GAAGTTCATGCACCCATTCTTGGACTTTGGGCTGTAAAAATAGTAGTCATTGCTATCTTTGTTGCATTTGCATTGGCAAGTGtg gCACTATGTCCTAGGATTGAGTCTGGTTTGGAGCAACAAGTGGTTCTTCCCCGTGATTCCTACCTTCAG GgttatttcaataatatctCCGAATATCTGAGAATTGGACCACCCTTGTATTTTGTTGTTAAAGATTACAACTATAG CTTGGAATCAAGGCATACAAACCAGTTATGCTCCATCAGCCAGTGTGATTCAAACTCCCTTTTGAATGAG GTATCGAGGGCATCTTTAGTTCCAGAATCAAGCTACATAGCCAAGCCTGCTGCTTCATGGCTTGATGACTTTCTTGTTTGGTTATCACCAGAGGCCTTTGGTTGTTGTCGTAAGTTCATGAATGGTACTTATTGCCCACCAGATGATCAG CCTCCTTGCTGCTCACCTGATGAATTTTCTTGTGGCTATGGTGGAGTTTGCAAAGACTGCACAACG TGCTTTCGGCATTCAGATTTGGTTAATGATCGACCATCTACAGTGCAATTTAGAGAGAAACTTCCATGGTTCCTCGATGCTCTGCCATCTTCTGATTGTGCAAAGGGTGGTCATGGGGCTTATACCAGCAGTGTGGATCTAAATG GTTACAAGAATGGTGTTATAAGAGCTTCAGAGTTCCGTACATATCACACGCCGGTTAACAAACAA GGGGACTATGTCAATGCTCTACGAGCTGCAAGGGAATTCAGTTCAAGAATTTCTGATTCCTTGAag ATTGAAATCTTTCCATATTCTGTGTTCTACATTTTCTTTGAGCAGTACCTGGACATTTGGAGGATAGCTTTGATCAACATTGCTATAGCACTTG GTGCTATATTTATTGTATGTCTGGTCATTACTTCCAG TTTTTGGTGTTCAGCAATCATTCTACTTGTTTTGGTGATGATTGTTGTGGATTTAATG GGTGTGATGGCAATTTTGGATATTCAACTAAATGCAGTTTCTGTTGTCAACCTTATAATGTCAATTGGAATTGCCGTTGAGTTTTGTGTGCATATAGCACATGCATTCTTG GTGAGCCATGGTGATAGGGGCCAGAGGGCAAAAGAGGCTCTGAGCACAATGGGAGCTTCCGTCTTCAG TGGAATTACACTCACAAAGCTTGTTGGAGTGATTGTCCTTTTCTTTGCGAGATCTGAAGTGTTTGTG GTTTATTACTTCCAAATGTACCTGGCATTGGTTATTATAGGTTTCTTGCATGGACTGGTGTTCCTCCCA GTGGTGCTGAGCGTGTTCGGTCCGCCACCAAGACATGTCATCATGGAAACAAGATGA
- the LOC118032298 gene encoding probable serine/threonine-protein kinase PIX13 isoform X3: MGICWGSSAHGPTTPSTTGRLSTAGISQTTSDIASSGVSNATSSRGSNISAHSRFSAGSGDEKFPNGQILPAPNLRIFSFAELKVATRNFKPDTLLGEGGFGQVYKGWLDEKAPGRIGSGTIIAVKRLKSESLQGFEEWQSEVNFLGRLSHPHLVRLIGYCWEVKELLLVYEFMQKGSLENHLFGRGSAVQPLPWDTRLKIAIGAARGLAFLHTSDKQVIYRDFKASNILLDGAYTAKLSDFGLAKLGPSASQSHVTTRVMGTYGYAAPEYVATGHLYVKSDVYGFGVVLVEILTGLRALDTSRPSERQSLVDWIKPYLSDKRKLKSIMDSHLEGRYPSKAALQIAQLALKCLESEHKHRPHMKQVVETLERIEASKERQGQTRTRPNRSKSHQNGQQPLQYHSPLHPIPDRSRGYQHSPRVS; the protein is encoded by the exons ATGGGGATTTGCTGGGGTTCTTCTGCTCATGGTCCTACTACACCTTCTACCACTGGTCGTCTAAGTACAG CAGGCATATCTCAGACAACTAGCGATATTGCTTCTTCCGGGGTGAGCAATGCAACGTCGTCTAGGGGCAGCAACATCTCTGCACACAGCCGGTTTTCGGCTGGGAGTGGTGATGAGAAGTTTCCAAATGGGCAGATTTTGCCTGCCCCCAACTTGCGGATATTTTCTTTTGCAGAACTAAAGGTAGCCACCAGGAATTTTAAACCTGATACTTTGCTTGGCGAGGGAGGTTTTGGTCAAGTCTACAAAGGATGGCTTGACGAGAAGGCGCCGGGGAGAATTGGAAGTGGAACTATAATTGCAGTTAAAAGATTGAAGTCCGAGAGCTTGCAAGGATTTGAAGAATGGCAG TCGGAGGTAAATTTCTTAGGAAGGCTTTCTCATCCCCACCTTGTAAGGCTGATAGGATACTGCTGGGAGGTTAAGGAACTTCTCCTTGTTTATGAATTCATGCAGAAGGGAAGCTTGGAGAACCATTTATTTGGAA GGGGCTCAGCTGTTCAGCCACTTCCATGGGACACACGGCTCAAGATTGCCATAGGAGCAGCTAGAGGCCTTGCTTTCTTGCACACATCAGATAAGCAAGTGATTTACAGAGATTTTAAAGCCTCCAACATACTGCTTGATGGG GCTTACACAGCAAAACTATCAGACTTTGGCTTGGCAAAATTGGGCCCTTCAGCTAGTCAATCACACGTGACAACACGGGTGATGGGAACCTATGGTTATGCAGCTCCTGAATATGTTGCAACAG GGCATTTATATGTAAAAAGTGATGTATACGGTTTTGGGGTTGTCCTGGTTGAGATTCTGACTGGCTTACGGGCACTCGATACAAGCCGTCCAAGTGAGAGACAGTCTCTGGTGGACTGGATCAAGCCATATTTATctgataaaagaaaattgaagagcATTATGGATTCTCATTTAGAGGGGAGATATCCTTCCAAAGCAGCACTGCAAATAGCTCAGCTTGCTCTAAAGTGTCTTGAATCTGAACACAAGCACCGTCCACATATGAAACAAGTTGTGGAAACTTTAGAACGAATTGAAGCATCCAAGGAGAGACAAGGACAGACTAGAACTCGTCCTAACCGTTCTAAGTCTCACCAAAACGGACAGCAACCCTTGCAATATCACTCTCCTCTTCATCCAATTCCAGATCGAAGTCGAGGCTACCAACACTCTCCGCGAGTAAG CTGA
- the LOC118032298 gene encoding probable serine/threonine-protein kinase PIX13 isoform X2, whose product MGICWGSSAHGPTTPSTTGRLSTGISQTTSDIASSGVSNATSSRGSNISAHSRFSAGSGDEKFPNGQILPAPNLRIFSFAELKVATRNFKPDTLLGEGGFGQVYKGWLDEKAPGRIGSGTIIAVKRLKSESLQGFEEWQSEVNFLGRLSHPHLVRLIGYCWEVKELLLVYEFMQKGSLENHLFGRGSAVQPLPWDTRLKIAIGAARGLAFLHTSDKQVIYRDFKASNILLDGAYTAKLSDFGLAKLGPSASQSHVTTRVMGTYGYAAPEYVATGHLYVKSDVYGFGVVLVEILTGLRALDTSRPSERQSLVDWIKPYLSDKRKLKSIMDSHLEGRYPSKAALQIAQLALKCLESEHKHRPHMKQVVETLERIEASKERQGQTRTRPNRSKSHQNGQQPLQYHSPLHPIPDRSRGYQHSPRVRNGDQRYTCTRMGGLARELTMHASQLALPRSIIILESRMMRI is encoded by the exons ATGGGGATTTGCTGGGGTTCTTCTGCTCATGGTCCTACTACACCTTCTACCACTGGTCGTCTAAGTACAG GCATATCTCAGACAACTAGCGATATTGCTTCTTCCGGGGTGAGCAATGCAACGTCGTCTAGGGGCAGCAACATCTCTGCACACAGCCGGTTTTCGGCTGGGAGTGGTGATGAGAAGTTTCCAAATGGGCAGATTTTGCCTGCCCCCAACTTGCGGATATTTTCTTTTGCAGAACTAAAGGTAGCCACCAGGAATTTTAAACCTGATACTTTGCTTGGCGAGGGAGGTTTTGGTCAAGTCTACAAAGGATGGCTTGACGAGAAGGCGCCGGGGAGAATTGGAAGTGGAACTATAATTGCAGTTAAAAGATTGAAGTCCGAGAGCTTGCAAGGATTTGAAGAATGGCAG TCGGAGGTAAATTTCTTAGGAAGGCTTTCTCATCCCCACCTTGTAAGGCTGATAGGATACTGCTGGGAGGTTAAGGAACTTCTCCTTGTTTATGAATTCATGCAGAAGGGAAGCTTGGAGAACCATTTATTTGGAA GGGGCTCAGCTGTTCAGCCACTTCCATGGGACACACGGCTCAAGATTGCCATAGGAGCAGCTAGAGGCCTTGCTTTCTTGCACACATCAGATAAGCAAGTGATTTACAGAGATTTTAAAGCCTCCAACATACTGCTTGATGGG GCTTACACAGCAAAACTATCAGACTTTGGCTTGGCAAAATTGGGCCCTTCAGCTAGTCAATCACACGTGACAACACGGGTGATGGGAACCTATGGTTATGCAGCTCCTGAATATGTTGCAACAG GGCATTTATATGTAAAAAGTGATGTATACGGTTTTGGGGTTGTCCTGGTTGAGATTCTGACTGGCTTACGGGCACTCGATACAAGCCGTCCAAGTGAGAGACAGTCTCTGGTGGACTGGATCAAGCCATATTTATctgataaaagaaaattgaagagcATTATGGATTCTCATTTAGAGGGGAGATATCCTTCCAAAGCAGCACTGCAAATAGCTCAGCTTGCTCTAAAGTGTCTTGAATCTGAACACAAGCACCGTCCACATATGAAACAAGTTGTGGAAACTTTAGAACGAATTGAAGCATCCAAGGAGAGACAAGGACAGACTAGAACTCGTCCTAACCGTTCTAAGTCTCACCAAAACGGACAGCAACCCTTGCAATATCACTCTCCTCTTCATCCAATTCCAGATCGAAGTCGAGGCTACCAACACTCTCCGCGAGTAAG AAATGGCGACCAACGATATACATGTACAAGAATGGGAGGACTGGCCAGAGAGCTGACAATGCATGCAAGCCAGTTAGCCCTACCTCGTTCCATTATTATACTTGAAAGCAGAATGATGCGGATATAA
- the LOC118032298 gene encoding probable serine/threonine-protein kinase PIX13 isoform X1 gives MGICWGSSAHGPTTPSTTGRLSTAGISQTTSDIASSGVSNATSSRGSNISAHSRFSAGSGDEKFPNGQILPAPNLRIFSFAELKVATRNFKPDTLLGEGGFGQVYKGWLDEKAPGRIGSGTIIAVKRLKSESLQGFEEWQSEVNFLGRLSHPHLVRLIGYCWEVKELLLVYEFMQKGSLENHLFGRGSAVQPLPWDTRLKIAIGAARGLAFLHTSDKQVIYRDFKASNILLDGAYTAKLSDFGLAKLGPSASQSHVTTRVMGTYGYAAPEYVATGHLYVKSDVYGFGVVLVEILTGLRALDTSRPSERQSLVDWIKPYLSDKRKLKSIMDSHLEGRYPSKAALQIAQLALKCLESEHKHRPHMKQVVETLERIEASKERQGQTRTRPNRSKSHQNGQQPLQYHSPLHPIPDRSRGYQHSPRVRNGDQRYTCTRMGGLARELTMHASQLALPRSIIILESRMMRI, from the exons ATGGGGATTTGCTGGGGTTCTTCTGCTCATGGTCCTACTACACCTTCTACCACTGGTCGTCTAAGTACAG CAGGCATATCTCAGACAACTAGCGATATTGCTTCTTCCGGGGTGAGCAATGCAACGTCGTCTAGGGGCAGCAACATCTCTGCACACAGCCGGTTTTCGGCTGGGAGTGGTGATGAGAAGTTTCCAAATGGGCAGATTTTGCCTGCCCCCAACTTGCGGATATTTTCTTTTGCAGAACTAAAGGTAGCCACCAGGAATTTTAAACCTGATACTTTGCTTGGCGAGGGAGGTTTTGGTCAAGTCTACAAAGGATGGCTTGACGAGAAGGCGCCGGGGAGAATTGGAAGTGGAACTATAATTGCAGTTAAAAGATTGAAGTCCGAGAGCTTGCAAGGATTTGAAGAATGGCAG TCGGAGGTAAATTTCTTAGGAAGGCTTTCTCATCCCCACCTTGTAAGGCTGATAGGATACTGCTGGGAGGTTAAGGAACTTCTCCTTGTTTATGAATTCATGCAGAAGGGAAGCTTGGAGAACCATTTATTTGGAA GGGGCTCAGCTGTTCAGCCACTTCCATGGGACACACGGCTCAAGATTGCCATAGGAGCAGCTAGAGGCCTTGCTTTCTTGCACACATCAGATAAGCAAGTGATTTACAGAGATTTTAAAGCCTCCAACATACTGCTTGATGGG GCTTACACAGCAAAACTATCAGACTTTGGCTTGGCAAAATTGGGCCCTTCAGCTAGTCAATCACACGTGACAACACGGGTGATGGGAACCTATGGTTATGCAGCTCCTGAATATGTTGCAACAG GGCATTTATATGTAAAAAGTGATGTATACGGTTTTGGGGTTGTCCTGGTTGAGATTCTGACTGGCTTACGGGCACTCGATACAAGCCGTCCAAGTGAGAGACAGTCTCTGGTGGACTGGATCAAGCCATATTTATctgataaaagaaaattgaagagcATTATGGATTCTCATTTAGAGGGGAGATATCCTTCCAAAGCAGCACTGCAAATAGCTCAGCTTGCTCTAAAGTGTCTTGAATCTGAACACAAGCACCGTCCACATATGAAACAAGTTGTGGAAACTTTAGAACGAATTGAAGCATCCAAGGAGAGACAAGGACAGACTAGAACTCGTCCTAACCGTTCTAAGTCTCACCAAAACGGACAGCAACCCTTGCAATATCACTCTCCTCTTCATCCAATTCCAGATCGAAGTCGAGGCTACCAACACTCTCCGCGAGTAAG AAATGGCGACCAACGATATACATGTACAAGAATGGGAGGACTGGCCAGAGAGCTGACAATGCATGCAAGCCAGTTAGCCCTACCTCGTTCCATTATTATACTTGAAAGCAGAATGATGCGGATATAA
- the LOC118032295 gene encoding uncharacterized protein isoform X1, which yields MPPRNRDCSPPPHPTVVRVYTVCDESRYLIVRNVPALGCGDDLFKLFASYGDVEECKPMDAEDCEQFTDVYWIKFRLISNARFAKRKLEESIFLGNPLQVSYAPRFETVSDTKDKLEGRRKEVFARLNPGRTKGPKVHNAGTSSQASLLTSQSDHVSQHLNSNQSWDSGESQNVHQIGDPPITRVSSDQDYFPSQSMNQTVRLVREKLNKIQSSSEHLQAGPVSKKTRVDNRRRI from the exons ATGCCTCCTCGAAACAGAGACTgctctcctcctcctcatcctaCGGTGGTTCGTGTTTACACTGTCTGTGACGAATCAAG ATATTTGATTGTGAGGAACGTTCCTGCTTTGGGATGCGGTGATGATTTGTTCAAACTCTTTGCCTCTTATGGAGACGTTGAAGA GTGTAAACCAATGGATGCAGAAGATTGTGAGCAATTCACTGATGTTTACTGGATCAAATTCCGTCTGATCAGCAATGCCAG GTTTGCTAAAAGGAAATTGGAAGAATCCATTTTCCTAGGGAACCCCTTGCAGGTCTCCTATGCTCCTCGCTTTGAGACCGTCTCTGACACAAAGGATAAGTTAGAAGGCAGAAGGAAGGAAGTTTTTGCACGTTTGAACC CTGGAAGAACCAAGGGTCCCAAAGTTCACAACGCTGGCACTTCGAGCCAGGCTTCATTGCTTACATCACAGAGCGACCACGTTTCTCAGCACCTCAACTCTAATCAATCTTG GGACTCTGGAGAATCACAAAATGTTCATCAGATAGGTGATCCTCCTATTACAAGGGTGTCCTCTGACCAg GATTACTTTCCATCCCAGTCAATGAATCAGACTGTTAGATTGGTCAGGGAGAAGCTCAATAAG aTCCAATCAAGTAGTGAGCATCTTCAAGCCGGGCCTGTATCCAAGAAAACACGAGTTGACAATAGAAGAAGAATTTGA
- the LOC118032295 gene encoding uncharacterized protein isoform X2: MICSNSLPLMETLKKDCEQFTDVYWIKFRLISNARFAKRKLEESIFLGNPLQVSYAPRFETVSDTKDKLEGRRKEVFARLNPGRTKGPKVHNAGTSSQASLLTSQSDHVSQHLNSNQSWDSGESQNVHQIGDPPITRVSSDQDYFPSQSMNQTVRLVREKLNKIQSSSEHLQAGPVSKKTRVDNRRRI, encoded by the exons ATGATTTGTTCAAACTCTTTGCCTCTTATGGAGACGTTGAAGA AAGATTGTGAGCAATTCACTGATGTTTACTGGATCAAATTCCGTCTGATCAGCAATGCCAG GTTTGCTAAAAGGAAATTGGAAGAATCCATTTTCCTAGGGAACCCCTTGCAGGTCTCCTATGCTCCTCGCTTTGAGACCGTCTCTGACACAAAGGATAAGTTAGAAGGCAGAAGGAAGGAAGTTTTTGCACGTTTGAACC CTGGAAGAACCAAGGGTCCCAAAGTTCACAACGCTGGCACTTCGAGCCAGGCTTCATTGCTTACATCACAGAGCGACCACGTTTCTCAGCACCTCAACTCTAATCAATCTTG GGACTCTGGAGAATCACAAAATGTTCATCAGATAGGTGATCCTCCTATTACAAGGGTGTCCTCTGACCAg GATTACTTTCCATCCCAGTCAATGAATCAGACTGTTAGATTGGTCAGGGAGAAGCTCAATAAG aTCCAATCAAGTAGTGAGCATCTTCAAGCCGGGCCTGTATCCAAGAAAACACGAGTTGACAATAGAAGAAGAATTTGA